From the Prochlorococcus sp. MIT 1223 genome, the window CCTTTAAGGGAATAGCTTGGATAAAAGATAAAATATTTCATATTTAGAAGAAATAAAGAGAATATTGTAAATAGTTATTTAAAATATTAGGAGAAAATATAAATAACTAAATTAGTTTTTCAGGTTGATTAAATGAGTTCAATTAAACATTACGACTTTTTAATCTGTATTTCTCGCCTGTTTTTGGTTGTACAAAAATAATTTGATTTTCATACTCACTAATTAATTTCTCTGAAGTTGCGTTAACTCTAGTTAAACTATTAATAAGACCAGAGAATTTTGCATCTCCACCTGTTGTACTAGCAAGTACAGTTAACGGTTTAAAAATACTTATTAGTTTAGGTAATACCCTTGCTCCTTGTATAAAATCTCCAACCATAGGTAATTTAAGATCGACCATCGGTGTTATAACTGCATCAAGCTCACGAGGAGAAATTTTACTATCAAAAAAACCATGAGGCTCCAAGTAAATTGAACCTATTTCATTAGAAATAATATATCCGTTTTCTTGATTAGGGACTGAAGCTCCAGCAGTTGCTTCTATTTCTAGTTGACATATTTGTTTTATATCTCCTGGGCTCAAGGTGGTTACAGATTCAAAACCTAGTCTTTTTACAACTTTAGAGGCTGACTTTGATCCAATAACAGGAATACTACGTGGCAAAAGTTCTAGAGAGGGTATATGAGAATGATCAGCCAAGCCTTGAGTCAGCACGAGCAAATCCAATTGATCAGGAGGTTCCAATTCTTTTTGCAATCGACCTTCTATCAACCAAGGGCCTGGGGGGAAAGAAAGAACTCCTTTAAGCCAAGGATCAATTAAGACTCTAACTTCGCCAAACTCAACTAACCATCCGCTCGATCCCAAATAGGTAGCAGAAAAACTCATAACTAAAAATCAATGTTTTTAAGTAGGTTAAATAAAAACCAACTTCTCATATGACTTCAATCGGTTTTGGGACATGGTCTTGGGGGAACAAACTCCTTTGGGGTTACAAGTCAGAAAAGCATGATGATCTTTTAGAAGAGACATTTCAAACAGCTATAGAAGAAGGCTTAACTCTTATTGATACAGCAGATTCTTATGGAACTGGTAGGCAGAAAGGTAAGAGTGAAGAATTACTTGGAAGATTTATCAATAATCTTCCTTCCTCTAAAAAAAAACACATCACCTTAGCAACAAAATTAGCTCCTTTCCCATGGCGTATTGGAAGGAAAGGTTTGCATCAAGCATTCTTTGAAAGCAAAGCAAGACTTAAAGGAAAGTTAAACAGAGTTCAGCTCCATTGGAGTACATATAAATATGCGCCATGGCAAGAGATTCAATTAATTGATGGTCTTGGAGACTTGCTAGAAAAAGGACATATTTTCGAAATTGGTTTATCAAATATCGGACCAAATAGACTTATGTATATATATAAAAGACTGATAAAACGAAAAATTAGAATTAAAAGTATACAGGTTCAACTTTCACTATTATCACCTCAAATTGATAAATACTTTATTCTTAAAGAAATATGTAATGAGCTTGGAATTGAGATCTTAGCTTATAGTCCTTTAGCCTTTGGTTTACTTACTCTACCTCCAAATATAGACGGCATATCATCAACTTTATTAAGAGAAAGTATTTATAAGAGGCTTTTACCATCTAGCAAAGAAATTAGAAGTAAGATTGAACAGATTTCTAATTCTAGAGATGTTTCAAGATCACAAGTTGCTCTAAATTGGTGCAGGTCACATGGAGCCATTCCCATACCTGGAATAAGAACTCCGATACAAGCTAAAGAAGCTGCTTCAGCAAAAAAGTGGGAGCTTTCTGAAACAGAAGTTTATGAGCTAGATAAATTGAGTAAAGCGTGTAAGATAAAAATGCCTAACAATCCATTTCAAAGTGATTAAGAATACTATTTAAATTAGTGGAATTAAATTTTCATATTATGATAATATTTTTAATTATATAAAATAATTAAATTAGGTAATACCTATCTTAAATAAATCTCCTATGGATTATTTAGAAAATGATGATTCAATGCCTGCATTTATTAGAGATGTAAAAGCATACTCAGAAAGACAATTTGAATATCATTCTCAACACAGCGCAGCTATACGTGAGCTAAAGGATTTAAATAAAAAACTATGTATAAGAGTAAATAATCTAGAAAAAGAGATTATATTAATAAAAAAGAATCTATAAGAGAACTTCTAATATTCTAAAAACATAGACTTTTATTAAGATTCAAGAGCTACTTCAATTGCGGCTATTAGTTTCTCGTTAGAAGGATCTATTTTTGGTTGAAAACGTGCAATAACATTACCATCTTTTCCTACTAAAAATTTTTCAAAATTCCAACTTACATCACCAGCAGGTTCTGTCTTATTTAAGGTTGTATAAGGTTCTGTTGTCTCACCTTTTGCATGAACTTTATTAAAGATCTCAAAATTAACTGAATACTTTACAGAGCAAAACTCCTGAATTTCTTCCAAAGTACCAGGCTCTTGGCCTCCAAAGTCATTGCAAGGAAATCCTAAAACCACAAAACCTTTACTTTGATACTTGTCCTGGAGGGACTGCAATCCAGAATACTGCGGAGTATTTCCACACTGACTGGCCACATTTACGATCAAAATGACTTTCCCTAAATAATCGCTAAGTTTCTTTAGGCTGCCTGTTGAAGTTTCGACAACAGTATCAATTACGCTTACTAACATGTCGATAAATAAAGATTTCACTATTACAACTCTAGTAAATTATCTAACAAATTGACTTTCTAAATTACATAATTCTGCCTTTTTAGGTCTATTAGTAATAAAAAGACGGTTTCAAGGCCAAAATCTATAAAAAGCATTAACGATTTTTCAATAATTGGCAGACGAGTAAAGGAATAGACCCATTATCATCCAACTAATGTATAAGCAGAATGAAAAGATACTGGTCAGATATCTCTCATAAGTTATTTCTGAATAGAGATTTAGTTTGTTATCAGTTGGGCAATATTAATAAATTAAATTTTCTTCAATGTATCCTTTTTAGCAAGGATTTTAACTTCTCTTATACATAGGGTAAGCCCCATTAAACAATACTATTAATGCAGTCGTTGATTAATTTATCAAATGACTCTAGTAATATAAGAAGAGCTTTTAGATTACTTCAGTATAATTATAAGGGAAAAGAATAGAAAAGGATTGGCATTTTTACTGAGGCAAAGTTATTTTTAACTTTAGAGAAGATACAGTTTTGCTTTCACACTAATGTAATAGTAGTTCTTATAATAAATAGAGATAAGTTCATTTAATGAATTGGGAATTAGCTAAAGTGCCTGATCAATCAGGAAAGATAGTTCTAATAACAGGGGCCAATAGTGGGCTTGGGTATGCAAGTACAAAAGCCCTGCTTATGAAAGGTGCAACTGTAATAATGGCTTGTAAATCAATGAGAAAGGCAACACTCTCCAAGAAAGAACTACTGGAAATAAAAGCACCTGGCGTTATTGATTTATTACAACTAGATCTATGTGACATAAAAAAGGTAAAAGAAGCCGCTGCAGAGATTTCAAGTAAATATTCTAAGCTTGACATAATAATAAATAATGCAGGGATTATGGCTCCTGACCATTATCTCAGCAAGCAAGGTTTAGAAAGCCAATTTGCAGTTAATCACTTGGGGCATATGGCTTTAACAACTTTTCTTCTTCCATTAATATCAAAAGAAAAGGACTCTAGGATTATAACGGTAACATCTGGAGCTCAACACTTCGGGAGAATTGAATGGAATAATCTAGATGGAAAAAATAATTATCAAAGGTGGAAGTTCTATGCCCAAAGCAAAGTAGCAAATGTAATGTTCGGATTAGAATTAGAGGATAAGTTAAGAGAAAAATTCGCGGAAACTAAATCTATACTTGCGCATCCAGGAATTGCTAAAACTAATCTTCAAAGAAATGTCTCTAAGAATTGGCATAATGTATATAAATCAATATCTCAAACATTTATTGAACCAATAATTCAAGAGGCAAGCAGCGGAGCCCTATCTCAACTTTGCGCAGCGACATATACAAATGCAAAAGGGGGTGAACAATATGGACCTAAATTTAATTTCTGTGGAAAGCCAAGAGTTGTCAAAAGTGCTAATTATGGAGTTAATAAAGAGAATCGAAGAAGATTGTGGGATTTAAGTTTAAATTTAATAAATGAATAAATCCTATATCTGTTCAGAGAAATCTAAAGTGATTCTGAATTAAAATATATG encodes:
- a CDS encoding MBL fold metallo-hydrolase, which codes for MSFSATYLGSSGWLVEFGEVRVLIDPWLKGVLSFPPGPWLIEGRLQKELEPPDQLDLLVLTQGLADHSHIPSLELLPRSIPVIGSKSASKVVKRLGFESVTTLSPGDIKQICQLEIEATAGASVPNQENGYIISNEIGSIYLEPHGFFDSKISPRELDAVITPMVDLKLPMVGDFIQGARVLPKLISIFKPLTVLASTTGGDAKFSGLINSLTRVNATSEKLISEYENQIIFVQPKTGEKYRLKSRNV
- a CDS encoding aldo/keto reductase; amino-acid sequence: MTSIGFGTWSWGNKLLWGYKSEKHDDLLEETFQTAIEEGLTLIDTADSYGTGRQKGKSEELLGRFINNLPSSKKKHITLATKLAPFPWRIGRKGLHQAFFESKARLKGKLNRVQLHWSTYKYAPWQEIQLIDGLGDLLEKGHIFEIGLSNIGPNRLMYIYKRLIKRKIRIKSIQVQLSLLSPQIDKYFILKEICNELGIEILAYSPLAFGLLTLPPNIDGISSTLLRESIYKRLLPSSKEIRSKIEQISNSRDVSRSQVALNWCRSHGAIPIPGIRTPIQAKEAASAKKWELSETEVYELDKLSKACKIKMPNNPFQSD
- a CDS encoding glutathione peroxidase, with protein sequence MLVSVIDTVVETSTGSLKKLSDYLGKVILIVNVASQCGNTPQYSGLQSLQDKYQSKGFVVLGFPCNDFGGQEPGTLEEIQEFCSVKYSVNFEIFNKVHAKGETTEPYTTLNKTEPAGDVSWNFEKFLVGKDGNVIARFQPKIDPSNEKLIAAIEVALES
- a CDS encoding oxidoreductase, coding for MNWELAKVPDQSGKIVLITGANSGLGYASTKALLMKGATVIMACKSMRKATLSKKELLEIKAPGVIDLLQLDLCDIKKVKEAAAEISSKYSKLDIIINNAGIMAPDHYLSKQGLESQFAVNHLGHMALTTFLLPLISKEKDSRIITVTSGAQHFGRIEWNNLDGKNNYQRWKFYAQSKVANVMFGLELEDKLREKFAETKSILAHPGIAKTNLQRNVSKNWHNVYKSISQTFIEPIIQEASSGALSQLCAATYTNAKGGEQYGPKFNFCGKPRVVKSANYGVNKENRRRLWDLSLNLINE